Proteins from a genomic interval of Medicago truncatula cultivar Jemalong A17 chromosome 3, MtrunA17r5.0-ANR, whole genome shotgun sequence:
- the LOC11413101 gene encoding uncharacterized protein, with protein MAASPLNSKSNFHGRSISLPSRPHPLILKCNEHLDTLLRSSNETSSSSLIFHKIDGLQNLIECVEKLVQLPLTQDALLHEHQENGVNNLLDGSLRLLDVCSAAKDALIHTKECTRELQSLIRRSKRRGSGEVELTSEVKKFLISRKVVRKSISKTLVNLKGNAKNSNILSTNKDHQTVALINLLQDVEVATLSTFQAVLQFISGTTQSKSNSWGSISKLIQPKRVSCSLVADESEFAQVDGALQSFILTKNRKLEAINDLQSHLEKAESCIQDLEEGLEFLFRRLIKIRVSLLNILNH; from the coding sequence atggcAGCCTCTCCTTTGAACTCAAAATCCAATTTCCACGGTCGCTCAATCAGCTTGCCATCAAGACCACACCCACTCATTCTTAAATGTAATGAACATTTAGACACCTTATTAAGATCTTCCAATGAAACCTCCTCATCATCATTGATTTTCCATAAAATTGATGGCTTGCAAAACTTGATCGAGTGTGTTGAAAAATTGGTTCAGCTTCCACTAACACAAGATGCACTTCTACATGAGCATCAAGAAAATGGGGTAAATAACCTTTTGGATGGTTCCTTAAGGCTATTAGATGTGTGTAGTGCAGCTAAAGATGCTTTAATTCACACAAAAGAATGCACAAGGGAACTTCAATCCCTCATAAGAAGAAGCAAAAGAAGAGGAAGCGGTGAAGTCGAACTCACTTCAGAAGTTAAGAAGTTCTTGATATCCAGGAAGGTAGTGAGAAAGTCAATCTCCAAAACCTTGGTAAATTTGAAGGGAAATGCCAAAAATAGCAACATCTTATCTACAAACAAAGACCATCAAACAGTGGCTTTGATTAACTTATTACAAGATGTTGAAGTGGCAACCCTATCTACATTTCAGGCAGTATTGCAATTTATATCAGGGACCACACAGTCAAAGTCAAACAGCTGGGGTTCCATTTCCAAGCTAATTCAGCCCAAAAGAGTTTCCTGCTCCCTAGTGGCAGATGAAAGTGAATTTGCCCAAGTGGATGGAGCATTGCAGTCTTTTATACTTACCAAGAATAGAAAACTTGAAGCCATCAATGATCTCCAAAGTCACTTAGAGAAAGCAGAGTCATGCATTCAAGACCTTGAAGAAGGGCTTGAGTTTCTATTCAGGCGTCTCATTAAAATTAGAGTTTCACTTCTTAATATTCTCAACCATTAA